One window of the Eucalyptus grandis isolate ANBG69807.140 chromosome 8, ASM1654582v1, whole genome shotgun sequence genome contains the following:
- the LOC104415963 gene encoding probable magnesium transporter NIPA6, which yields MYSSNLTGFVLAVASSAFIGSSFIIKKKGLQKAGASGARASGGGYAYLLEPLWWVGMVTMIVGEISNFVAYVYAPAVLVTPLGALSIIVSAILAHFMLNEKIQRMGMLGCLLCIVGSTIIVLHAPEERSITSVEEIWELAIQPAFLLYTASVVAVALTLIFYCAPRYGQTNIMVYIGICSIIGSLTVVSIKAIGIAIKLTLEGTNQAVYFQTWIFAMVAVTCIITQLNYLNMALDIFNTAVVSPIYYAMFTSFTILASAIMFQDYSGQSASSIASELCGFITVLSGTAVLHSTRESDPPPITDLYTPLSPKVSWYIPSNGEVWKQKDEDGSFPSFVTILRPDYFK from the exons ATGTACTCGAGCAACTTGACAGGATTCGTGCTGGCCGTCGCGTCCAGCGCCTTCATCGGCTCCAGCttcatcatcaagaagaagggcCTCCAGAAGGCCGGCGCCAGTGGCGCCCGCGCCA GTGGCGGCGGATATGCTTACCTGTTGGAGCCGCTGTGGTGGGTGGGCATGGTTACGA TGATCGTTGGCGAAATATCGAATTTTGTAGCTTACGTTTACGCCCCTGCTGTGCTCGTGACGCCACTGGGCGCATTAAGTATCATTGTGAG TGCTATCCTGGCGCATTTCATGTTGAACGAGAAAATTCAGAGGATGGGGATGTTGGGGTGCCTTTTGTGCATCGTGGGCTCCACAATAATAGTTCTTCACGCTCCCGAAGAGCGTTCGATTACTTCTGTTGAGGAAATATGGGAATTAGCAATTCAACCAG CATTTCTTTTGTATACAGCGTCAGTAGTAGCAGTAGCATTGACGCTGATCTTTTATTGTGCTCCTCGCTATGGCCAAACAAATATAATGGTTTACATTGGAATTTGCTCTATTATTGGGTCCTTGACG GTTGTAAGTATAAAGGCAATTGGCATTGCAATCAAGCTCACATTGGAGGGAACGAACCAAGCTGTATATTTCCAGACGTGGATTTTTGCAATGGTCGCAGTTACCTGTATTATCACCCAGTTAAATTATCTAAACATG GCATTGGATATATTCAACACTGCTGTCGTTTCGCCTATCTATTATGCCATGTTTACATCTTTTACAATATTAGCCAGTGCAATTATGTTCCAG GATTATTCTGGTCAAAGTGCAAGCAGCATAGCATCGGAACTTTGTGGATTCATCACCGTGTTATCTGGAACTGCTGTATTGCATAGTACAAGAGAATCGGATCCTCCTCCAATTACAG ATTTATATACACCACTATCACCAAAAGTGTCGTGGTACATCCCGAGCAATGGGGAAGTGTGGAAACAGAAGGATGAAGACGGATCATTTCCTAGTTTTGTCACAATTTTGCGTCCGGACTATTTCAAATAA